The following coding sequences lie in one Zingiber officinale cultivar Zhangliang chromosome 2B, Zo_v1.1, whole genome shotgun sequence genomic window:
- the LOC122044987 gene encoding chaperone protein dnaJ 20, chloroplastic-like translates to MAILAVPSPSLAFRSTVSTPRTPRQVRISAAAAVAVPTAVARTMYDLLSVSRTAGPEEIRAAYRRLALRWHPDTCRSPAGEERRRQAERFMAAREACEVLSDPSRRRSYDLAIAGDRWAAAVDAAAAFRPEGRARRRGGAASGGNWKTQLDGLGRRSAVAEAGGEETWGARLRRTRRADSVS, encoded by the coding sequence ATGGCGATCTTGGCCGTCCCTTCTCCTTCCCTCGCCTTCAGATCCACCGTCTCCACTCCAAGAACTCCCCGGCAAGTAAGGATCtctgccgccgccgccgtcgccgtcCCGACTGCCGTCGCGCGGACTATGTACGACCTCCTCTCCGTGTCCCGAACCGCCGGCCCGGAGGAGATCCGCGCCGCGTACCGCCGGCTCGCACTCCGGTGGCACCCAGACACGTGCCGATCGCCGGCCGGCGAGGAGCGCCGCCGCCAGGCGGAGCGCTTCATGGCGGCGCGAGAAGCCTGCGAGGTGCTTTCCGACCCCTCCCGCCGCCGCAGCTACGACCTCGCCATCGCCGGCGACCGCTGGGCCGCCGCTGTCGACGCGGCGGCCGCCTTCCGGCCGGAGGGCCGCGCGCGGCGGCGCGGAGGGGCGGCGTCCGGTGGCAACTGGAAGACGCAGCTGGACGGGCTCGGGCGGCGGTCCGCCGTGGCGGAGGCTGGCGGCGAGGAAACGTGGGGTGCCCGCCTGCGCCGCACTCGCCGCGCCGACTCGGTGAGTTGA
- the LOC122044988 gene encoding uncharacterized protein LOC122044988 → MQSDRAPSCGSISRPASSYWSQLRVWWTFIYYSGSRRLRQLTDPYEGAPLGQGTFSYSISVYFTTILLLSGYSYICGIRLEHRGTRDRGEPGRWIQVQLTGGGLLTIWSTQRTAHPRVVRMRSTFQTRHTGSSKVMLIEE, encoded by the exons ATGCAGTCGGACCGTGCTCCGTCCTGCGGATCTATATCGCGTCCGGCTTCGAGCTACTGGAGCCAGCTACGCGTTTGGTGGACATTTATCTACTATTCGGGATCGCGACGACTCCGTCAGCTCACTGATCCAtacgagggcgcccccctgggccagggtacgttctcgtactcgatatctgtttattttactactattctgttattatctggatactcatacatttgtgggattcgcctcgagcaccgaggtaccagagaccggggggaacccggtcgctggatacaggtacagttgaccggaggaggacttctgacgatctggtcaacgcagcggacagctCACCCCCGGGTCGTGAGGATGCGGTCcacattccagacacgtcacaccggcag CTCAAAAGTTATGCTCATCGAGGAGTAG